From the Marinomonas sp. THO17 genome, one window contains:
- the ppc gene encoding phosphoenolpyruvate carboxylase — protein sequence MSDRQASLRENVRLLGDCLGESMSNHLGEDFLENVEKIRLLSKDGRQSGNSAALIEALEALEDKEIVPVARAFNQFLNLSNIAEQYHRVHRRRTNESLGVYHNPVGDLLSRLAEQKYTPEQMIKALQDQSIELVLTAHPTEVVRRSLIRKYDNISSELEALDKDNILPLEETKHIRRLKEIITQAWHTDEIREERPTPVDEAKWGFAVIEQSLWQAVPRFFRQLDEQFSQYSDQEHLPLDLAPIRFATWMGGDRDGNPNVTHKVTKEVALLARWMAADLYIKDLNLLRSEFSMTQCNDAMRERVGDSAQPYREVLRHLETKMRATKNWAKASLDGNPVPEDDIFLNSEELIEDLVLCYQSLLDCGMKVIANGSLLDLIRCAATFGMTLVRLDVRQDSARHIDTLSAITRFYGLGDYAEWDEASRQAFLLAELNSKRPLLPLDWSPTDEVKEVLDTFAMIAQGEKSSFGSYVISMASAPSDVLAVALMLKESGVSFPMRIVPLFETLADLDNAEPIIEQLFSMPWYKSYINGHQEVMIGYSDSAKDAGQIAATWGQYRAQEALTRLCQKHGIHLTLFHGRGGTVGRGGGPAHVAILSQPPGSVNGAIRVTEQGEMIRFKFGIPDIAVRSLELYCSAVMEATLLPAEAPKEEWRAIMDEMAEVGMNQYRSIVRGHEDFVPYFRATTPEQELAKLPLGSRPARRRSDGGVESLRAIPWIFAWMQIRLMLPAWLGAESAIEQAMESGNLNKLREMHAKWPFFGAYLDMLDMVLAKAEPEIAEYYEKRLVPDELQGLGRLLRGKLHQVSELVKMLKQQERLIEDNKTIRQSIDVRNPYIDPLHYLQAELLYRSRRDPENAQVNKALMITMAGIASGMQNTG from the coding sequence GTGAGTGATCGTCAGGCGTCATTACGCGAAAATGTGAGATTGCTGGGGGATTGTCTCGGCGAAAGCATGAGTAATCACTTAGGAGAAGACTTCCTCGAAAACGTAGAAAAAATTCGTTTGCTATCAAAGGATGGTCGTCAATCAGGGAATTCAGCTGCTCTTATTGAAGCCCTAGAAGCGTTGGAGGATAAAGAGATTGTTCCTGTTGCTCGCGCCTTTAATCAGTTCTTAAACCTTTCCAACATTGCTGAGCAATATCATCGTGTTCATCGTCGTCGTACCAATGAAAGCTTAGGGGTATACCACAACCCAGTGGGTGATCTGCTAAGTCGTTTAGCAGAGCAAAAATACACGCCAGAACAAATGATCAAAGCATTGCAAGACCAGTCTATTGAACTGGTGTTAACTGCGCATCCAACAGAAGTGGTGCGACGTTCTTTGATTCGTAAATACGATAATATTTCCAGTGAACTAGAAGCTCTAGATAAAGACAATATTCTGCCGCTGGAAGAAACTAAGCATATACGTCGTCTAAAAGAAATCATCACGCAAGCTTGGCATACGGATGAAATTCGCGAAGAGCGTCCGACGCCAGTAGATGAAGCTAAGTGGGGTTTTGCCGTTATTGAACAATCCTTATGGCAAGCTGTGCCTCGTTTTTTCCGTCAGTTGGATGAACAGTTCAGTCAATACTCTGATCAAGAGCATTTGCCATTGGACTTAGCGCCTATTCGTTTCGCGACCTGGATGGGGGGAGATCGTGATGGCAATCCGAATGTAACTCATAAAGTTACCAAAGAAGTGGCTTTATTGGCTCGTTGGATGGCGGCAGATTTATACATTAAAGATTTAAATCTGCTGCGTTCAGAGTTTTCTATGACTCAGTGTAATGATGCAATGCGTGAGCGTGTTGGAGACAGTGCTCAGCCTTATCGTGAAGTGTTGCGTCACCTAGAAACCAAAATGCGAGCCACTAAGAATTGGGCGAAAGCCAGTTTGGATGGTAACCCTGTGCCAGAGGACGACATCTTTCTCAATAGTGAAGAGCTGATTGAGGATTTGGTGTTGTGTTATCAATCTTTATTAGACTGCGGTATGAAGGTGATCGCTAACGGATCACTACTGGATTTGATTCGCTGTGCCGCTACCTTTGGTATGACGCTAGTGCGTTTGGATGTGCGCCAAGATTCTGCTCGTCACATTGATACTTTGTCCGCCATTACTCGTTTTTACGGGCTTGGTGATTATGCTGAGTGGGACGAAGCATCGCGCCAAGCTTTCTTGTTAGCGGAGTTAAATTCGAAACGCCCTTTGTTACCATTGGATTGGTCACCGACAGATGAGGTTAAAGAAGTGCTGGATACCTTTGCCATGATAGCGCAAGGGGAGAAAAGCTCTTTTGGATCTTATGTTATTTCAATGGCCAGTGCGCCTTCCGATGTGTTAGCTGTGGCGCTCATGCTGAAAGAGTCCGGCGTCAGCTTTCCAATGCGTATTGTGCCCTTGTTTGAAACCCTAGCGGACTTGGACAATGCTGAGCCAATTATAGAACAGCTTTTCTCTATGCCTTGGTATAAGTCTTATATCAATGGTCATCAGGAAGTCATGATAGGTTATTCCGACTCGGCCAAAGATGCGGGTCAGATTGCCGCGACTTGGGGTCAATATCGTGCTCAGGAAGCCTTAACACGCTTATGTCAGAAACATGGAATTCACCTGACTCTCTTCCATGGTCGAGGGGGCACAGTGGGGCGTGGTGGCGGTCCGGCGCATGTGGCCATCTTGTCGCAACCTCCTGGATCGGTAAACGGTGCTATCCGTGTTACCGAACAAGGTGAGATGATTCGCTTTAAATTCGGTATTCCAGATATCGCTGTACGCTCTTTGGAACTTTATTGTTCTGCCGTGATGGAAGCGACGTTATTGCCAGCTGAAGCGCCGAAAGAAGAATGGCGTGCCATTATGGATGAAATGGCGGAAGTGGGCATGAATCAGTATCGTTCTATTGTTCGTGGTCATGAAGACTTTGTCCCTTATTTTCGCGCCACAACGCCAGAGCAAGAGTTGGCGAAGTTGCCATTAGGTTCGCGTCCCGCGCGTCGACGTTCGGATGGCGGAGTAGAAAGCCTGCGAGCCATTCCTTGGATTTTCGCTTGGATGCAGATTCGCTTAATGCTACCTGCTTGGTTAGGAGCAGAGAGTGCAATAGAACAAGCCATGGAGTCTGGCAACTTGAATAAGCTACGAGAAATGCACGCCAAATGGCCTTTCTTTGGTGCTTATCTTGATATGTTAGACATGGTGTTGGCGAAAGCGGAACCAGAAATTGCTGAATATTATGAAAAACGTTTGGTGCCAGATGAATTACAGGGGCTAGGACGACTATTACGTGGCAAATTGCATCAGGTCAGTGAACTGGTGAAAATGCTTAAGCAGCAAGAGCGTTTAATTGAGGACAACAAAACCATTCGTCAATCAATTGATGTACGTAATCCTTACATTGATCCTCTGCACTATCTGCAAGCAGAGCTTCTATACCGGAGTCGACGTGACCCAGAAAATGCTCAGGTGAATAAAGCCTTGATGATTACCATGGCAGGTATTGCCAGTGGTATGCAAAATACGGGCTAA
- a CDS encoding class I SAM-dependent methyltransferase — protein sequence MAHSIAVATDESVYVDETRALSTSLVLPFYALKTPLKFATDYDYLLLKNSQGLAIAKTGKGAPKPVMVDFTAGAVDHRRRFGGGKGQDIAKAVGLNKRNELSVLDATAGLGRDAFVLASLGCQLTLCERVGFVRCLLADGLYRAAIHAEVSDIVSRMTLAASHIADLSEQAQFDVVFLDPMYPHTDKSSAAAKKEMAFFRDLIGKDEDADALLAEAKQRAVYRVVVKRPKGAPFLNQEEPTYQLEGKSGRFDIYVIKSLDHD from the coding sequence ATGGCACATTCGATTGCAGTGGCAACAGATGAGTCGGTTTATGTGGATGAAACAAGGGCTTTATCCACAAGCTTGGTGTTGCCCTTTTATGCCCTGAAAACGCCACTTAAATTTGCCACCGACTATGATTATCTATTGTTGAAAAACAGTCAGGGCTTAGCCATTGCCAAAACAGGCAAGGGCGCGCCTAAACCTGTAATGGTGGATTTTACTGCTGGTGCAGTAGATCATAGACGTCGCTTCGGTGGCGGCAAAGGGCAGGATATTGCTAAAGCTGTGGGGCTCAATAAGCGCAATGAATTATCGGTTTTAGACGCTACAGCTGGCTTAGGGCGAGATGCGTTTGTGCTTGCTTCACTTGGTTGTCAGTTAACTCTTTGTGAGCGAGTCGGCTTTGTCAGGTGTTTATTGGCAGACGGTTTATACCGCGCGGCTATTCATGCAGAGGTATCTGATATTGTGTCACGAATGACTCTAGCCGCCTCTCATATAGCGGATTTATCAGAACAAGCTCAGTTTGACGTGGTATTTCTTGATCCAATGTACCCCCACACCGACAAATCTTCCGCCGCCGCAAAAAAAGAAATGGCTTTCTTTCGTGATTTGATAGGTAAAGACGAGGATGCTGATGCCTTATTAGCTGAAGCCAAACAAAGGGCTGTTTATCGGGTGGTGGTCAAACGTCCAAAAGGGGCACCTTTCCTCAATCAAGAAGAGCCGACTTATCAACTCGAAGGGAAATCGGGCCGCTTTGATATCTATGTAATCAAATCCTTAGATCACGATTAG
- a CDS encoding undecaprenyl-diphosphate phosphatase translates to MLWYQIVFLALIQGLTEFLPISSSAHLILPAQLLDWPDQGLAFDVAVHVGTLIAIVWYFRQDLWKIICAWCRSVIGKGACSESQLAWWIVLATIPACVAGLVFVDIIETYLRSIEVIAYTTIGFGVLLWLSDRYGRHLKTEQDFTWRSVLLIGVAQALALIPGTSRSGITMTAARSLGFTRQTAARFSFLLSIPLIVAAGSLKLVELLSSHVSVDWTSITSGVVLSAVSAYLCIYLFLKWLNTIGFFPFFLYRLIIGLALLLVVYA, encoded by the coding sequence ATGTTGTGGTACCAGATTGTTTTTTTGGCCCTGATTCAGGGGTTAACTGAATTTCTCCCTATTTCCAGCTCGGCTCATCTTATCCTTCCTGCACAACTGCTTGATTGGCCTGATCAAGGTTTGGCATTTGATGTGGCAGTGCACGTCGGTACTCTGATTGCCATTGTCTGGTATTTTCGACAAGATTTGTGGAAGATTATTTGCGCTTGGTGTCGGTCCGTTATTGGTAAAGGTGCCTGTAGTGAGAGCCAATTGGCTTGGTGGATTGTTTTGGCAACGATTCCTGCTTGTGTGGCTGGTTTGGTCTTTGTAGACATCATAGAAACTTATTTACGTTCTATTGAGGTGATTGCTTACACTACGATAGGTTTTGGTGTTTTGTTGTGGTTGTCTGATCGCTATGGTCGGCACCTTAAAACAGAGCAAGATTTTACTTGGCGTAGTGTATTATTGATAGGTGTTGCTCAAGCCTTAGCATTAATTCCTGGAACATCTCGTTCAGGGATTACAATGACAGCCGCACGCAGTTTGGGTTTTACGCGACAAACTGCTGCAAGATTTTCATTTTTACTGTCAATACCACTGATTGTCGCAGCAGGCAGCTTGAAGCTGGTTGAGCTCTTGTCCTCTCATGTTAGTGTGGATTGGACCAGTATTACCTCAGGTGTGGTGTTATCCGCTGTAAGTGCCTATTTGTGTATTTATCTGTTTTTGAAATGGTTGAATACCATTGGCTTTTTTCCTTTTTTCCTCTATCGATTAATAATAGGCTTAGCTCTTTTACTGGTAGTTTATGCTTAA
- the adk gene encoding adenylate kinase, giving the protein MRVILLGAPGAGKGTQAQFITEEFGIPQISTGDMLRAAVKAGTELGLKAKAVMDAGQLVSDDIIIGLVKERLTQEDCVKGALFDGFPRTIPQADALKEAGVKIDYVVEIDVADEEIVQRMSGRRVHEASGRSYHLVYNPPKVAGKDDVTGEDLIQRADDTEETVRKRLGVYHEQTAPLIGYYQDWQKADNANAPTFVKVNGVGDLNEIKQNLLSSLQA; this is encoded by the coding sequence ATGCGAGTAATACTATTAGGTGCACCTGGTGCCGGTAAAGGTACGCAAGCTCAGTTTATTACCGAAGAGTTTGGTATTCCACAAATCTCAACAGGAGATATGTTGCGAGCAGCGGTAAAAGCGGGCACCGAATTGGGTTTGAAAGCGAAAGCCGTAATGGATGCCGGTCAGCTTGTGTCTGATGACATTATAATTGGCTTAGTCAAGGAGCGTCTAACTCAAGAAGATTGTGTGAAAGGCGCTTTGTTTGACGGTTTTCCACGCACTATTCCTCAAGCTGATGCTCTAAAAGAAGCTGGAGTTAAGATTGATTACGTGGTTGAAATCGATGTCGCCGATGAAGAAATTGTTCAGCGCATGAGTGGTCGTCGAGTTCATGAAGCGTCTGGTCGTAGTTACCATCTTGTTTATAATCCACCAAAAGTGGCTGGGAAAGATGATGTAACGGGAGAAGACTTGATCCAACGTGCTGACGATACGGAAGAAACGGTTCGTAAACGCCTAGGTGTCTACCACGAACAAACAGCGCCTTTGATTGGTTACTACCAAGACTGGCAAAAAGCTGATAACGCTAATGCGCCAACCTTTGTCAAAGTGAATGGTGTGGGCGACCTAAACGAAATCAAACAAAACTTGTTATCTTCTTTGCAGGCTTAA
- the tpx gene encoding thiol peroxidase, protein MAQVTLKGNPFNTVGELPAVGSQAPDFELVKMDLSVSTLADYKGSKLVLNIFPSIDTPTCATSVRKFNESAAALKGVNVICVSADLPFATARFCGAEGIDNVDTGSSFRSSFGEDYGLTFADGPLAGLLSRSVVVLDESGKVIYSEQVAETADEPNYDAALAVLS, encoded by the coding sequence ATGGCACAAGTTACATTAAAAGGTAATCCTTTCAATACAGTAGGTGAATTGCCTGCTGTTGGTTCGCAAGCGCCTGATTTTGAGTTGGTTAAAATGGATTTGTCAGTAAGCACCTTGGCTGATTACAAAGGCTCAAAATTGGTATTAAATATTTTTCCTTCAATTGATACACCTACTTGCGCAACATCTGTGCGTAAATTTAACGAGTCTGCTGCGGCGCTGAAAGGTGTGAATGTGATATGTGTATCTGCTGATTTACCGTTCGCTACAGCTCGTTTTTGTGGTGCGGAAGGTATTGATAATGTAGATACTGGCTCGAGTTTCCGTTCCAGCTTTGGTGAGGATTATGGTTTGACTTTTGCTGATGGTCCCCTAGCTGGTTTGCTGTCACGTTCTGTGGTGGTGTTGGATGAGTCTGGTAAGGTCATTTATTCTGAGCAGGTCGCTGAAACGGCTGATGAGCCAAACTACGATGCGGCACTAGCAGTACTATCTTAA
- a CDS encoding cold-shock protein — translation MNNQDNYSNGASSAGFFSLRAFIVSIIIALIVPLLIAGVLKEEVATNYLVYFGFILVSVYLGTMVSQARFSSSSGQMDDDDDREQGTVKWFNSSKGFGFLTMENGDDVFVHYRAIRGRGRRFLVEGQLVRFYVTEGEKGKQAENVSIVRG, via the coding sequence ATGAACAATCAAGATAATTATTCCAATGGCGCATCAAGTGCCGGTTTTTTTTCATTACGCGCGTTTATTGTTAGCATCATCATCGCACTGATTGTGCCACTATTAATTGCAGGGGTTTTAAAAGAAGAGGTTGCAACCAATTACCTAGTGTATTTCGGTTTTATTTTGGTTTCTGTTTATTTGGGTACTATGGTTAGTCAAGCGCGCTTCTCATCGTCTTCTGGTCAAATGGATGACGATGATGACAGGGAGCAAGGAACGGTAAAATGGTTCAATTCTTCTAAAGGTTTTGGTTTTCTTACTATGGAAAATGGAGACGATGTATTTGTCCATTATCGAGCTATTCGAGGACGTGGTCGTCGTTTCTTGGTGGAAGGTCAGTTAGTGCGCTTTTATGTCACTGAGGGTGAGAAAGGCAAGCAAGCTGAAAACGTTTCTATTGTTCGCGGTTAA
- a CDS encoding SlyX family protein — protein MNTSQVNQRIDELEIKLQFQEDTIDSLNNALVQQQKDIMLLKEQLNLFAKQLESYRQQQGINDAERPPHY, from the coding sequence ATGAATACCTCACAAGTCAATCAACGTATCGACGAATTGGAAATCAAACTGCAGTTTCAGGAAGATACTATCGACAGTTTAAATAACGCTTTGGTGCAACAACAAAAAGACATCATGTTGCTAAAAGAGCAATTAAACTTATTCGCAAAACAACTGGAATCTTATCGTCAGCAACAAGGTATTAATGACGCAGAGAGACCACCACATTATTAA
- the tsaB gene encoding tRNA (adenosine(37)-N6)-threonylcarbamoyltransferase complex dimerization subunit type 1 TsaB, translating to MTVILAIDTSTPACSVALNIDGVVLEDFRMAPRLHNDLILPMVEQILQQATLTLADLDAIAFGRGPGSFTGLRISAGIVQGLAFGADLPVVPVSTLEALALEGFQKSGQHKWLAALDARMGEIYMAGYQLDKNAQGYQIECLQAEQVIKPERLLPFSDQYNGVGSGWCYAEQLAALLPSAPQYVFDELAPRAACVAELAAMKFAKEETVSPYEAIPTYLRDEITWEKQAPRIGKR from the coding sequence ATGACCGTCATTCTTGCGATAGATACGTCAACGCCAGCCTGTTCTGTGGCGTTGAATATTGATGGTGTGGTACTGGAAGATTTTCGTATGGCGCCACGCCTGCATAATGATCTGATTCTGCCAATGGTTGAACAGATTTTACAGCAGGCAACATTGACCTTAGCTGATTTAGATGCCATTGCTTTTGGTCGTGGTCCTGGGTCTTTTACAGGGCTCCGAATTAGTGCAGGTATTGTGCAAGGGCTTGCTTTTGGTGCTGATTTGCCCGTTGTGCCAGTGTCTACTTTAGAGGCGTTGGCACTGGAAGGGTTTCAAAAATCAGGTCAGCACAAATGGTTGGCAGCTCTGGATGCTCGCATGGGTGAGATTTACATGGCGGGCTACCAGCTGGACAAAAATGCACAGGGTTATCAGATTGAGTGCTTGCAAGCCGAACAGGTAATAAAGCCTGAGCGGTTGCTGCCATTTTCTGATCAATACAATGGAGTGGGTTCTGGTTGGTGTTATGCTGAGCAACTTGCTGCGTTATTGCCGTCTGCACCTCAATATGTGTTTGATGAGTTGGCTCCGCGTGCTGCTTGTGTTGCAGAGCTTGCTGCAATGAAGTTTGCAAAAGAGGAAACAGTATCGCCTTATGAAGCGATTCCAACTTATCTAAGGGACGAGATTACCTGGGAAAAACAGGCTCCTCGAATAGGAAAGCGTTAA
- the panD gene encoding aspartate 1-decarboxylase: MQVTLLKGKLHMASVTQAELWYDGSCAIDEDLVKLAGLREFEKIDIYNVDNGERFHTYVILAEAGSGTISMNGAAARRVQVGDRVIIAAYGQFEEQEADEYKPKLVYLNKDNSVERSTNTIPVQKN; the protein is encoded by the coding sequence ATGCAAGTAACACTTTTAAAAGGCAAACTTCACATGGCGAGCGTGACCCAAGCCGAGCTTTGGTATGATGGTTCCTGTGCTATTGATGAAGACCTGGTTAAACTCGCTGGTTTACGCGAATTTGAAAAGATCGATATCTATAATGTCGATAATGGTGAACGCTTCCATACTTATGTGATTCTAGCGGAAGCAGGCTCCGGCACCATTTCCATGAATGGCGCAGCGGCGCGACGTGTACAAGTTGGGGACCGTGTCATTATCGCTGCATACGGCCAATTTGAAGAGCAAGAAGCCGATGAATATAAACCTAAATTGGTTTACTTAAACAAAGACAATAGTGTAGAACGTTCTACCAATACCATCCCGGTGCAAAAGAACTGA